One genomic segment of Sminthopsis crassicaudata isolate SCR6 chromosome 2, ASM4859323v1, whole genome shotgun sequence includes these proteins:
- the ZSWIM8 gene encoding zinc finger SWIM domain-containing protein 8 isoform X1, which translates to MELMFAEWEDGERFSFEDSDRFEEDSLCSFISEAESLCQNWRGWRKQSAGPNSPTGGGGGGGGGGRSRDGLVIPLVELSAKQVAFHIPFEVVEKVYPPVPEQLQLRIAFWSFPENEEDIRLYSCLANGSADEFQRGEQLFRMRAVKDPLQIGFHLSATVVPPQMVPPKGAYNVAVMFDRCRVTSCSCTCGAGAKWCTHVVALCLFRIHNASAVCLRAPVSESLSRLQRDQLQKFAQYLISELPQQILPTAQRLLDELLSSQSTAINTVCGAPDPTAGPSASDQSTWYLDESTLSENIKKTLHKFCGPSPVVFSDVNSMYLSSTEPPAAAEWACLLRPLRGREPEGVWNLLSIVREMFKRRDSNAAPLLEILTDQCLTYEQITGWWYSVRTSASHSSASGHTGRSNGQSEVAAHACASMCDEMVTLWRLAVLDPSISPQRRRDLCVQLRQWHLKVIENVKRGQHKKALERLFPGFRPAVEACDFSWEEAYPLPGVTYSGSDRKLALCWARSLPSRAGPPRSGGPDEAGDRPRPSPPEPSVRPKEPGAKRKGSGEGVPQSQRGPRRPSAEGGEKSAHKQGLGGAKAKLPGGGCSGKGPGSGGGKRRLSSEDSSLEPDLAEMSLDDGSSLALGAEASTFGGFPESPPHALPPSTPLSPPTFQSEPPDAYEEDGGVYFLEGPEPPVAPSSLPGLLPGEGTPQDDLPSTDESGGCPPKPKDMAPGTGEEDDAYQVYYLNAQDGTGGEEEKPEVGAGEEQDLFAGLKPLKQESRMEVLFACAEALHAHGYSNEASRLTVELAQDLLANPPDLKVEPPPAKGKKNKVSTSRQTWVATNTLTKAAFLLTVLGERPEHHNLAFRIGMFALELQRPPASTKALEVKLAYQESEVAALLKKIPLGVSEMSTMRCRAEELREGTLCDYRPVLPLILASFIFDVLCTPVVSPTGSRPPSRNWNSEMPGDEELGFEAAVAALGMKTTVSEAEHPLLCEGTRREKGDLALALMITYKDDQAKLKKILDKLLDRESQTHKPQTLSSFYSSSRPATSSQRSPSKHGAPATAGALQPLPPGSAGGAQPGAVAGVNPDPAEGFTEKTVPESSPRSPCEAPPPEAAVAPKPEGKVPSRLALGSRGGYNGRGWGSPGRPKKKHTGMASIDSSAPETTSDSSPTLSRRPLRGGWAPTSWGRGQDSDSISSSSSDSLGSSSSSGSRRASASGGARAKTAEVGRYKGRRPESHAPHVPNQPSEAAAHFYFELAKTVLIKAGGNSSTSIFTHPSSSGGHQGPHRNLHLCAFEIGLYALGLHNFVSPNWLSRTYSSHVSWITGQAMEIGSAALTILVECWDGHLTPPEVASLADRASRARDSNMVRAAAELALSCLPHAHALNPNEIQRALVQCKEQDNLMLEKACMAVEEAAKGGGVYPEVLFEVAHQWFWLYEQTVGGSATPREGATGCSAGGARASGEAGRALPEGRGGPGTEAVTVSAAAVTAAATVVPVISVGSGLYPGPGLGHGHSTGLHPYTTLQPHLPCNPQYLTHPGHPLPHMPRPAVFPVPSSAYPQGVHHAFLGPQYPYSVTPSSLAATAVSFPVPSMAPITVHPYHTESGLPLPTMNNVHTPSSIHQSSTYPAVQGNSMSAMGSQPSSLVSGSFPPPEEETHSQPVGAQSLHHLHAAYRVGMLALEMLGRRAHNDHPNNFSRSPPYTEDVKWLLGLAAKLGVNYVHQFCMGAAKGVLSPFVLQEIVMETLQRLNPAHAHTHLRTPAFHQLVQRCQQAYMQYIHHRLIHLTPADYDDFVNAIRGARSAFCLTPMGMMQFNDILQNLKRSKQTKELWQRVSLDMTTFSP; encoded by the exons ATGGAGCTGATGTTCGCCGAGTGGGAGGACGGCGAGCGCTTCTCGTTCGAGGATTCGGACCGCTTCGAGGAGGACTCGCTCTGTTCGTTCATCTCGGAGGCCGAGAGCCTCTGCCAAAACTGGCGGGGATGGCGCAAGCAGTCGGCGGGGCCCAACTCCCCcacgggcggcggcggcggcgggggcggcGGGGGCCGCAGCCGAG ACGGCCTGGTGATCCCCTTGGTGGAGCTGTCGGCAAAGCAGGTGGCATTCCACATCCCCTTTGAGGTGGTGGAGAAGGTTTACCCCCCAGTGCCTGAGCAGCTACAACTGCGGATTGCCTTCTGGAGCTTCCCAGAGAATGAGGAGGACATACG gCTCTATTCGTGCCTGGCTAATGGGAGTGCAGATGAATTCCAGCGTGGGGAACAGCTGTTCCGAATGAGGGCTGTGAAGGATCCACTACAAATAG GGTTTCACCTGAGTGCCACAGTGGTGCCTCCTCAGATGGTTCCCCCTAAGGGGGCATACAATGTGGCTGTGATGTTTGACCGATGCCGGGTCACCTCCTGCAGCTGCACCTGTGGGGCTGGTGCCAAATGGTGCACCCATGTAGTGGCCCTTTGCCTCTTCAGGATTCACAAC GCTTCGGCCGTCTGCCTTCGGGCTCCTGTCTCAGAGTCCCTGTCTCGGCTCCAGAGGGACCAGCTGCAGAAGTTTGCTCAGTACCTCATCAGTGAGCTCCCTCAGCAG ATCCTTCCCACAGCCCAGCGCCTCCTGGATGAACTCCTGTCCTCCCAATCTACTGCCATCAACACTGTGTGTGGAGCCCCAG ACCCCACTGCAGGTCCTTCAGCTTCTGACCAGAGTACGTGGTACCTGGACGAGTCTACGCTCAGTGAGAACATCAAGAAGACATTGCACAAATTCTGTGGTCCCTCCCCAGTTGTCTTCAG TGATGTAAACTCAATGTATCTGTCATCAACTGAGCCCCCAGCAGCTGCCGAGTGGGCGTGTCTCCTGCGTCCCCTCCGAGGTCGAGAACCGGAGGGTGTATGGAACCTGCTGAGCATTGTTCGGGAAATGTTCAAGAGGAGAGACAGCAATGCTGCTCCGCTGCTGGAGATCCTCACGGACCAGTGTCTCACCTACGAGCAG ATCACAGGCTGGTGGTACAGCGTGCGAACATCAGCTTCTCACAGCAGTGCCAGCGGGCATACAGGCCGCAGTAATGGGCAGTCGGAGGTGGCTGCTCATGCCTGTGCAAGTATGTGTGATGAGATGGTCACATTGTGGAGGCTGGCTGTGCTGGACCCCTCAATTAGCCCACAACG TCGCCGAGACCTGTGTGTCCAGCTGCGCCAGTGGCACCTAAAGGTGATTGAGAATGTCAAGCGGGGCCAGCACAAGAAAGCCCTGGAGCGTCTCTTTCCAGGTTTCCGGCCTGCGGTGGAGGCCTGTGACTTCAGCTGGGAGGAGGCCTACCCTCTCCCTGGGGTCACTTACAGCGGCTCTGACAGGAAGCTGGCTCTCTGCTGGGCACGAAGCCTTCCGTCTCGGGCAGGTCCTCCCCGCTCTGGGGGCCCCGATGAGGCTGGGGATCGGCCTCGGCCATCCCCGCCAGAGCCTTCGGTTCGACCTAAGGAGCCCGGGGCCAAGCGCAAAGGGTCGGGGGAGGGGGTTCCCCAGTCCCAGCGTGGCCCCCGCCGCCCCTCAGCCGAGGGAGGAGAGAAGTCTGCGCATAAGCAGGGTCTAGGTGGAGCCAAGGCCAAGCTTCCGGGCGGAGGGTGCAGCGGTAAAGGCCCAGGGAGTGGTGGGGGCAAGCGTCGGCTGAGCAGCGAGGACAGCTCCCTGGAGCCAGACCTGGCTGAGATGAGCTTAGATGACGGCAGTAGCCTGGCTCTGGGGGCAGAGGCCAGCACCTTTGGGGGCTTTCCGGAGAGCCCACCTCATGCACTTCCCCCCAGTACTCCCCTTAGTCCCCCCACCTTCCAGTCTGAACCCCCTGATGCCTATGAAGAAGATGGCGGCGTTTACTTCTTAGAGGGGCCTGAGCCCCCAGTTGCCCCCTCCAGCCTACCAGGACTGCTTCCAGGGGAAGGAACTCCCCAGGATGACCTCCCCTCCACAGATGAGAGTGGTGGATGCCCCCCTAAACCCAAAGATATGGCCCCTGGGACTGGGGAAGAAGATGATGCTTACCAGGTATATTACCTGAATGCCCAGGATGGGACTGGGGGCGAGGAAGAGAAGCCCGAAGTGGGTGCTGGCGAGGAGCAGGACCTTTTTGCTGGGCTCAAGCCCCTGAAACAGGAGAGCCGAATGGAG GTTCTCTTCGCCTGTGCTGAGGCCCTGCATGCCCACGGCTACAGCAACGAGGCCTCGCGGCTCACCGTGGAGCTGGCTCAGGATCTGCTCGCCAATCCGCCCGACCTCAAGGTGGAGCCGCCCCCGGCCAAG GGAAAGAAGAACAAGGTGTCCACGAGTCGCCAGACCTGGGTGGCCACCAACACTTTGACCAAGGCAGCCTTCCTCCTGACTGTGCTGGGCGAGCGGCCTGAGCACCACAATTTGGCCTTCCGCATCGGCATGTTTGCCCTGGAGCTGCAGCGGCCTCCGGCTTCCACCAAGGCCTTGGAG GTGAAGCTGGCCTACCAGGAGTCGGAAGTGGCAGCTCTGCTGAAGAAGATCCCTCTGGGGGTGAGTGAGATGAGCACGATGCGATGCCGGGCTGAGGAGCTTCGGGAAGGGACCCTGTGTGACTACCGGCCCGTGCTCCCCCTCATCTTGGCCAGCTTCATCTTCGATGTTCTCTGCACCCCAG TAGTTTCTCCCACAGGGTCCCGCCCGCCGAGTCGGAACTGGAATAGCGAGATGCCCGGAGATGAAGAGCTGGGGTTTGAAGCCGCGGTGGCTGCCTTGG GCATGAAGACGACGGTGAGCGAGGCCGAGCACCCGCTGCTGTGCGAAGGCACGCGCCGGGAGAAGGGGGACCTGGCTCTGGCGCTGATGATCACCTACAAGGATGACCAGGCCAAGCTCAAGAAA ATCCTGGATAAGCTCTTGGACCGGGAGAGTCAGACGCATAAGCCACAAACCCTGAGTTCATTCTACTCGTCCAGCCGCCCAGCCACGTCCAGTCAGAGGTCCCCATCTAAGCATGGGGCCCCTGCCACAGCGGGAGCCCTGCAGCCGCTGCCTCCGGGCTCGGCCGGGGGTGCCCAGCCCGGGGCTGTGGCTGGGGTCAACCCCGACCCAGCCGAGGGCTTCACGGAAAAGACTGTGCCTG AGAGCTCCCCGCGATCTCCTTGTGAGGCCCCCCCACCTGAGGCTGCTGTGGCCCCCAAACCAGAGGGGAAGGTTCCCAGCCGCTTGGCACTTGGCAGCCGAGGAGGCTACAATGGCCGGGGCTGGGGCTCCCCAGGAAGGCCCAAGAAGAAACACACAG GCATGGCCAGCATTGACAGCAGTGCCCCCGAGACGACATCGGACAGCTCCCCAACCCTGAGCCGGAGGCCACTGCGGGGGGGCTGGGCCCCCACCTCCTGGGGCCGGGGTCAGGACAGCGACAGCATCAGCAGCTCATCCTCCGACTCTCTGGGCTCCTCCTCCTCCAGTGGCAGCCGCCGCGCCAGTGCAAGTGGGGGTGCCCGGGCCAAGACAGCCGAAGTTGGCAG GTACAAGGGCCGTCGCCCCGAGAGCCATGCCCCCCATGTACCCAACCAGCCGTCAGAGGCAGCTGCGCACTTCTACTTCGAGCTGGCCAAAACGGTGCTGATCAAGGCTGGGGGAAACAGCAGCACCTCCATCTTTACCCACCCATCCTCGTCAGGGGGTCATCAGGGCCCCCACCGCAATCTGCATCTTTGCGCCTTTGAGATCGGACTCTACGCTCTGGGTCTGCACAACTTTGTCTCGCCCAACTGGCTCTCTCGCACCTACTCTTCCCATGTGTCCTGGATCACAG GCCAAGCGATGGAGATTGGGAGCGCGGCCCTGACCATCCTCGTCGAGTGCTGGGACGGGCATCTCACACCCCCCGAAGTTGCTTCCCTGGCCGACCGGGCATCACGGGCGCGGGACTCCAACATGGTGAGAGCGGCGGCTGAGTTGGCGCTGAGTTGCCTACCCCACGCCCACGCCTTGAACCCCAACGAGATCCAGCGAGCTTTAGTGCAGTGCAAGGAGCAG GATAACCTGATGCTCGAGAAGGCGTGCATGGCCGTGGAGGAGGCTGCCAAGGGTGGGGGTGTGTACCCTGAAGTGTTGTTCGAAGTCGCCCACCAGTGGTTCTGGCTTTATGAGCAGACGGTGGGGGGCTCAGCCACACCACGTGAGGGTGCCACAGGCTGCAGTGCCGGTGGGGCCCGGGCATCGGGGGAGGCTGGGCGGGCACTGCCCGAGGGCCGTGGCGGACCAGGGACCGAGGCAGTCACAGTGTCGGCAGCGGCGGTGACGGCAGCAGCCACAGTGGTACCAGTCATTTCAGTGGGGTCCGGTTTGTACCCGGGGCCTGGCCTGGGACATGGCCACTCCACTGGCTTGCACCCCTATACCACTCTGCAGCCCCACCTGCCCTGCAACCCCCAGTACCTTACCCACCCCGGTCACCCCTTGCCCCATATGCCTCGGCCTGCTGTCTTTCCTGTGCCCAGCTCTGCATACCCACAG GGTGTGCACCATGCCTTCCTGGGTCCCCAGTATCCCTACTCAGTGACGCCATCCTCCCTTGCTGCCACGGCTGTGTCCTTCCCTGTCCCTTCCATGGCGCCTATAACGGTGCACCCTTACCACACTGAATCAGGGCTCCCACTCCCCACCA TGAACAATGTCCATACACCCAGCAGCATCCATCAAAGCTCCACCTATCCCGCCGTCCAGGGCAACTCCATGTCGGCCATGGGCAGCCAGCCCAGCTCCCTGGTGAGCGGGAGCTTCCCCCCTCCCGAAGAGGAGACACACAGCCAGCCCGTCGGTGCCCAGAGCCTGCATCACCTGCACGCCGCCTACAGAGTTG